The following coding sequences lie in one Lolium perenne isolate Kyuss_39 chromosome 2, Kyuss_2.0, whole genome shotgun sequence genomic window:
- the LOC127331032 gene encoding uncharacterized protein: MADNTRSDRKPSLLGGDDRPAHTRDEAMFLDLEVPHEAELSWVDRGLLSALGVPLENTPPTDPAGGELAVGLTGDLYYIPSGTPEKLDNSLGDQLWSRMGWDEQDSVVNVEKKQDSDDDTPLG, translated from the exons ATGGCTGACAATACCAG ATCGGACCGAAAACCTAGCCTTCTAGGAGGCGACGACCGGCCGGCTCACACCAGAGACGAGGCCATGTTCCTGGACCTGGAGGTGCCCCACGAAGCCGAGCTCTCCTGGGTGGACCGAGGATT GCTCTCTGCTCTGGGGGTGCCTCTCGAAAATACTCCGCCAACTGACCCGGCTGGTGGTGAATTGGCTGTTGGTTTAACTGGAGACTTGTATTACATACCATCTG gAACACCAGAGAAGTTGGACAACTCTCTGGGGGACCAACTTTGGAGTCGTATGGGGTGGGATGAACAAGATTCCGTCGTCAATGTCGAGAAAAAACAGGATTCAGATGATGATACTCCCCTCGGATAA